The following proteins come from a genomic window of Anopheles ziemanni chromosome 3, idAnoZiCoDA_A2_x.2, whole genome shotgun sequence:
- the LOC131288339 gene encoding uncharacterized protein LOC131288339 codes for MMCDGDGEAFIEEKVAPHFLCGSLEDLPYEHAPFPGDDEDDFYEEEMMLLVDFDMLLKLEDDPHPGNTHIKMIGLDSENPIIQVNDEVYRGTYESAFGTNVFFEPDDEHATKLDPVFDKAIKQMYRYVGKADKVLRMKRIFATLKDAVAEEGASADDVPFESKYEVDRTYEEALNLHLAEGGFPPRHIHEMQNGASLIKQHIISEPKIELEEPPTEQ; via the coding sequence ATGATGTGCGACGGTGACGGTGAAGCTTTTATCGAGGAAAAAGTAGCCCCACATTTCCTGTGCGGAAGCCTGGAAGATCTACCATACGAACACGCACCGTTCCCCggtgacgacgaagacgacttTTACGAGGAGGAAATGATGCTGCTGGTTGATTTCGATATGCTGCTCAAGCTGGAAGACGATCCGCACCCGGGCAACACGCACATCAAGATGATCGGACTCGATTCGGAAAATCCCATCATTCAGGTGAACGATGAGGTGTACCGCGGAACGTACGAAAGCGCCTTCGGCACGAATGTGTTCTTCGAACCGGATGACGAGCACGCGACCAAGCTGGATCCTGTGTTCGATAAAGCCATCAAGCAGATGTACCGATACGTGGGCAAGGCGGACAAAGTGTTGCGCATGAAGCGAATCTTTGCGACACTGAAGGATGCGGTCGCCGAGGAAGGAGCTAGCGCCGATGACGTACCGTTCGAGTCAAAGTACGAGGTGGATAGGACCTACGAGGAGGCACTTAACTTACATCTAGCTGAAGGAGGTTTTCCGCCTCGCCATATCCATGAAATGCAAAACGGAGCGTCTCTAATCAAGCAGCATATCATATCGGAGCCAAAAATTGAACTAGAAGAGCCACCAACGGAACAATAG
- the LOC131288338 gene encoding dual specificity mitogen-activated protein kinase kinase hemipterous-like — MQPTDGSDDDVGSTTNGDVGRRGNNKDEQRSSNGVAEGSGFAMSTSSIDTRITMMERLIQKPTPRTPPPPTLALPGSSTPGANRFNRTGSGGMGGGSGPNRPTLDLHLPIQTGTRRSESELKFQKIVDKSGLLKINEKIYRTQLADLDDLGELGNGTSGHVVKMRHNPSGAIIAVKQMRRTGNDEENKRIIMDLDVVLKSENCKYIVKCLGCFITDADVWICMELMTTCFDKLQKKSKKPVPEEILGKVTVATVRALAYLKDNHRVIHRDVKPSNILIDDRGNIKLCDFGISGRLVDSNARTRSAGCAAYMAPERIDPAKTVYDIRADVWSLGITLVELATGVFPYRGCVTDFEVLTQVLTSKPPRLPEDQNFSPEFRDFVQLCLRKDYQERPKYPDLLRHAFLQRAEHDANINVGEWFRSVAVSCGIQLTSTPSQMASHTNVNNTSVASSPGPWVGSSDQTRIPTPLGSLTEAVQAQSNQQKQTIAIAASSIPIKSTGSGPATVAAVPSPHLAHEAPNSFHNLGGSRQQQQHSQQQQQILQSKLSNIQLASAAVTASGAPTTAVQPAASTSSSYASTSSSPVPAFDPRRSPSPQAQRYLSKMQPPKSAITSTSNAIPIGGPELAPRKYKQSPFLSRRTASEYGNGSPKKESTLSSLGQSIFKNLTTSPFSQRKSLPAGDSKLTVSSASPVASGSLYGTSPMPESPFLVHSNGAGSNPSSPLLLLRKAQHHDPSTEPDTQYKHLQGNTSPIVLQRFYHQQNQLMEQQREALQHQPPQPIYGNHPQQFGAPGAGQGVYTTVANVQQPGSGTMRYSPLPSHRTVHHGVHPVLTSNLPPQSHYPHHHEPPPPPSGIPVYQHHQIPSGTASPKQHHKPSGGSSFFSTFSRGMKSASRGDKVIDRGGVGGSASVAPAPTAMYGATAANQAPLPYHQHHYSGAPNHGVLNRHGSLMSNGEGSGAGTDGLKEQQEQGWFNSIAGLAKRSFASIKLNLGNNNGTTMTGTSGTSNLGDKRTLKEKHLLQQQLQQQQHQQYPATHFDPLMAGTAGPGAGVPPPYGSGMFVSSMVQPPSAIPSHAGPISHVLGSGTADRRHRSPDPPPRLNRGQSPLLLQRKLEQLGHAGSPLLNRRPFNSTSPSPPLPPRRGSESVPGSPQHLRTRINYTPEPHRRPYRTTIDQ; from the exons ATGCAACCGACCGACGGCAGTGACGACGACGTCGGAAGCACCACGAACGGCGACGTCGGTCGAAGAGGCAACAACAAAGACGAACAGCGATCAAGCAACGGCGTCGCAGAGGGCAGCGGGTTCGCCATGTCCACCAGCTCGATAGACACCCGCATCACCATGATGGAACGGTTGATTCAGAAACCGACCCCGCGTactccaccgccaccgaccCTAGCGCTACCCGGTTCCTCGACGCCCGGAGCGAACCGTTTCAATCGCACCGGAAGTGGTGGCATGGGTGGGGGATCTGGCC CTAATCGGCCTACCTTGGACCTTCATCTTCCCATCCAGACCGGGACTCGGCGGAGCGAATCGGAACTCAAGTTTCAAAAGATCGTTGACAAGAGTGGCCTGCTGAAGATAAACGAAAAAATCTACCGAACACAGCTGGCCGACCTGGACGATTTGGGTGAGCTCGGGAACGGCACCAGCGGGCATGTGGTCAAAATGCGACACAATCCGAGTGGCGCCATTATCGCCGTGAAG CAAATGCGACGAACCGGCAACGATGAGGAGAACAAACGAATCATCATGGATCTGGACGTGGTGCTCAAGTCGGAGAACTGCAAGTACATCGTCAAGTGCCTCGGATGCTTCATCACCGATGCGGACGTGTGGATCTGCATGGAGCTGATGACGACGTGCTTCGACAAGCTGCAGAAAAAGTCCAAAAAGCCCGTGCCGGAAGAAATCCTCGGCAAGGTGACGGTGGCGACGGTGCGCGCCCTGGCCTACCTGAAAGACAACCACCGTGTGATCCATCGGGATGTGAAGCCATCGAACATCCTGATCGACGATCGGGGGAACATCAAGCTGTGCGATTTCGGCATCAGCGGTCGCTTGGTCGACTCGAACGCACGGACCCGTTCGGCTGGGTGCGCCGCTTACATGGCG CCCGAACGAATCGATCCAGCGAAGACCGTGTACGACATCCGTGCCGACGTGTGGTCACTCGGCATTACGCTGGTCGAGCTGGCCACCGGTGTGTTTCCCTATCGTGGCTGTGTTACCGACTTTGAGGTGCTTACGCAGGTGCTCACCTCGAAGCCACCACGGTTGCCCGAGGACCAGAACTTTAGCCCCGAGTTCCGCGACTTCGTGCAGCTCTGCCTGCGCAAGGACTACCAGGAGCGCCCAAAGTATCCGGATCTGTTGCGGCACGCGTTCCTGCAGCGCGCCGAACATGATGCCAACATCAACGTGGGCGAGTGGTTCCGCAGTGTGGCCGTCAGCTGTGGCATCCAGCTTACTTCCACTCCATCGCAGATGGCATCACACACGAACGTCAACAACACTTCTGTTGCCTCGTCTCCGGGGCCCTGGGTCGGTTCGTCGGACCAAACCAG AATACCGACACCACTGGGAAGTTTAACGGAAGCGGTCCAGGCACAGTCAAACCAGCAGAAGCAAACCATCGCCATCGCCGCCTCATCGATCCCGATCAAATCGACCGGCAGTGGTCCGGCCACGGTCGCAGCAGTCCCCTCTCCGCATCTGGCCCACGAGGCACCCAATAGCTTCCACAACCTCGGCGGCAgccggcaacaacaacaacacagtcagcagcagcagcaaatacTCCAGAGCAAGCTCAGCAACATTCAGCTTGCGTCGGCCGCCGTAACCGCCAGCGGCGCACCGACGACCGCGGTACAGCCGGCGGCCAGCACATCCTCATCCTACGCGTCTACCTCGTCTTCCCCGGTGCCGGCGTTCGATCCGCGCCGTTCGCCCTCTCCTCAGGCTCAGCGCTACCTATCCAAAATGCAACCACCAAAAAGTGCCATTACTAGCACCAGCAACGCAATCCCGATCGGTGGCCCAGAGCTGGCCCCGAGAAAGTACAAACAATCGCCCTTCTTGTCGCGTCGGACGGCCTCGGAGTATGGCAACGGTAGTCCGAAGAAGGAATCCACCCTCAGCAGCTTGGGGCAGAGCATCTTCAAGAACCTGACGACGTCACCGTTCTCGCAGCGCAAGTCACTTCCAGCGGGCGACTCCAAGCTGACCGTCTCCTCTGCGTCACCCGTCGCCTCCGGGTCCCTCTATGGCACGTCACCGATGCCGGAATCACCCTTCCTGGTGCACAGCAACGGTGCGGGGAGTAATCCTTCCTCGCCCTTGCTGCTCCTCCGGAAAGCGCAACATCACGACCCATCGACCGAACCCGACACTCAGTACAAACACCTGCAGGGAAACACTAGTCCAATAG TTCTTCAGCGATTCTACCACCAGCAGAATCAACTGATGGAGCAACAACGGGAAGCGTTACAACACCAACCACCGCAACCTATCTATGGCAATCATCCACAACAGTTCGGAGCCCCAGGTGCGGGACAGGGGGTTTACACAACCGTGGCCAATGTACAGCAGCCGGGAAGCGGCACCATGCGCTACAGCCCGTTACCTTCCCACCGGACCGTGCACCACGGTGTCCATCCGGTGCTGACCTCGAACCTCCCGCCACAGTCCCACTACCCGCACCATCacgaaccaccaccaccaccttccgGCATTCCCGTCTACCAGCACCACCAGATACCGTCGGGAACGGCCAGCCCGAAACAACACCACAAACCCTCGGGCGGATCGTCCTTCTTTAGTACGTTTAGTCGCGGCATGAAAAGTGCCTCCCGGGGTGACAAAGTAATCGACCGAGGGGGTGTTGGTGGATCGGCCAGTGTGGCCCCGGCACCGACGGCCATGTACGGCGCTACGGCAGCGAACCAGGCGCCGCTCCCCTACCATCAGCACCACTATTCCGGAGCGCCAAACCACGGCGTTCTCAATAGGCACGGGTCGCTGATGAGCAACGGGGAAGGAAGCGGCGCCGGAACGGATGGCCTCAAGGAGCAGCAGGAGCAAG GCTGGTTCAATTCCATTGCAGGGCTGGCGAAGCGCAGTTTCGCCTCGATCAAGCTGAACCTCGGCAACAACAACGGCACGACGATGACGGGCACGTCCGGCACGTCCAACCTCGGGGACAAGCGCACACTCAAAGAGAAGCACCTCCTCCAGCAGcaacttcagcagcagcagcatcaacagtACCCGGCAACCCATTTCGACCCATTGATGGCCGGAACGGCCGGACCGGGAGCTGGTGTTCCACCTCCGTACGGTTCGGGCATGTTCGTTAGCAGCATGGTGCAGCCTCCTTCCGCGATACCTTCGCACGCGGGACCGATATCGCACGTGCTCGGTAGCGGAACGGCAGATCGTCGCCATCGCAGTCCGGATCCTCCACCGCG